A genomic window from Lotus japonicus ecotype B-129 chromosome 1, LjGifu_v1.2 includes:
- the LOC130739554 gene encoding uncharacterized protein LOC130739554 has protein sequence MYKVYLVSSFLLGLLVLSQAQANDNKIGFYELKKGNFRLNLTNYGATVVSVIVPDKHGNLADIALGYDTVDEYKNDGVYFGALVGRVANRIGNAQFTLDGKTYKLPANDKDNTLHGGPTGFGDVVWTVKTHKEDSHITFTYHSFDNEQGFPGQLEVSVTYMIIGTNKLGVRMIATPVDKPTPVNLAQHTYWNLRGHDSGDILSHTVQIFGSKITPVDDELIPTGEFQEVKGTPYDFLEPKEVGSQIHDLPGLYDVNYVLDPSSPQHLRKVAIVKDNVSGRKLELWSNQPGVQYYTSGMLKDTKGKGGATYHQYSGIALETQGFPDSVNHPNFPSMIVRPGQTYKHYMVYRFTAS, from the exons ATGTATAAGGTATACCTAGTTTCGTCTTTTCTTCTGGGGCTTTTGGTCCTTTCTCAAGCACAAGCAAATGATAACAAGATTGGGTTTTATGAGCTCAAGAAAGGGAACTTCAGGCTGAATTTGACAAACTATGGTGCCACAGTTGTCTCCGTCATTGTGCCTGATAAACATG GAAATTTAGCTGACATTGCCCTTGGCTATGATACCGTTGATGAGTACAAG AATGATGGAGTTTATTTTGGAGCCCTTGTTGGACGTGTTGCCAATAGAATTGGGAATGCTCAGTTCACTTTGGATGGAAAAACCTATAAATTGCCTGCTAATGACAAGGACAACACACTCCACg GTGGCCCCACAGGGTTTGGAGATGTTGTGTGGACAGTAAAAACCCACAAGGAAGACAGCCACATTACATTTACCTACCACAGTTTTGATAATGAACAAG GATTTCCTGGACAACTTGAGGTCTCTGTTACTTACATGATCATTGGAACAAACAAATTGGGAGTGAGAATGATTGCCACCCCAGTAGACAAACCCACCCCAGTGAATCTTGCCCAGCACACATACTGGAACCTGAGGGGCCATGACAGTGGTGACATTCTCTCACACACAGTCCAGATTTTTGGCTCAAAAATCACCCCAGTGGATGACGAGCTCATCCCCACTGGTGAGTTCCAAGAAGTGAAGGGAACCCCTTATGATTTCCTTGAACCAAAGGAAGTTGGTAGCCAAATCCATGACCTTCCTGGCCTATATGACGTCAACTATGTGCTTGACCCAAGCAGCCCCCAACACTTGAGGAAGGTGGCTATAGTGAAGGACAATGTCTCTGGCAGGAAACTAGAGTTGTGGTCAAACCAACCTGGTGTTCAATACTATACTAGTGGTATGTTGAAGGATACTAAGGGAAAAGGTGGAGCCACTTATCACCAATATTCTGGAATTGCATTGGAGACTCAAGGCTTCCCTGACTCTGTGAATCACCCCAATTTTCCATCCATGATTGTGCGTCCTGGACAGACATACAAGCATTACATGGTCTACAGATTCACTGCTAGCTAA